The following proteins are co-located in the Paenibacillus sp. JNUCC32 genome:
- the trmB gene encoding tRNA (guanosine(46)-N7)-methyltransferase TrmB, whose translation MRLRGRKGIRENLEQQEDLVVLDPGQYRGKWASLFGNDLPIHVEFGMGKGQFISQMSYKHQQVNFIGVDMYDELIRRASEKGRNVWAQEGVDTPPNLKLALFNIENVEEVFEPGEIERLYLNFSDPWPKTKHARRRLTHPRFLDKYSRILNERGEIHFKTDSVTLFEFSLNAFADYGLQMTNISLDLHRDGLNEEHVMTEYETKFVGQGMQIHRCEAIVGKEALASYHQNRLEKYGN comes from the coding sequence ATGCGTTTACGCGGAAGAAAAGGTATACGGGAAAATCTGGAGCAGCAGGAAGACCTGGTCGTTTTGGACCCCGGTCAATATAGAGGGAAGTGGGCTTCGTTATTTGGCAACGACCTTCCGATCCATGTCGAATTCGGCATGGGCAAGGGCCAATTTATAAGCCAGATGAGTTACAAGCATCAGCAAGTGAATTTCATCGGCGTCGACATGTACGACGAGCTGATTCGCCGCGCAAGCGAGAAGGGGCGCAATGTCTGGGCCCAGGAGGGAGTCGATACCCCGCCGAATCTGAAGCTGGCGCTGTTTAATATCGAGAATGTCGAAGAGGTTTTTGAGCCCGGCGAGATTGAACGGTTATATTTGAACTTCAGCGATCCGTGGCCAAAAACAAAGCATGCACGCCGTCGTCTGACGCATCCGCGCTTTCTGGACAAGTATTCCCGGATCCTGAACGAGCGGGGGGAGATCCATTTTAAGACCGATTCGGTCACGCTCTTCGAATTCTCCCTGAATGCTTTTGCCGATTATGGTCTGCAAATGACGAACATTTCGCTGGATCTGCATCGCGACGGGCTGAACGAAGAGCATGTCATGACAGAATACGAAACGAAATTCGTCGGCCAAGGCATGCAAATTCATCGCTGCGAGGCGATCGTAGGCAAGGAAGCCCTTGCTTCATACCATCAGAATCGCCTTGAAAAATACGGAAACTAA